The following coding sequences lie in one Cloeon dipterum chromosome 1, ieCloDipt1.1, whole genome shotgun sequence genomic window:
- the LOC135934376 gene encoding FYVE, RhoGEF and PH domain-containing protein 2-like — MTSNADLSMNHTPPAKQRPLSVELQQVIEEKNLLNTENRCKVISALSEINGHQILHTSLRSRATQEILSSELSYVKQIETIMKYFMGPIKVRRMMSTENFTTIFGQIETVYNVAGALVQELQSCKDENLAPAFVRLAPFLKMYSVYTCGYQKATATLQSLRSGKHGLALHTFLQSQESRPEVSSTLQSLLIAPVQRLPRYRLLLKEVTAHTPEDDPQLKTLQEALKSVEASAARVDALISEQEQFERLVDLQESLLDNWPQVIKPGRTFLKEGYFMKVTKCGTKALQVHLILLSDMFLCCRVRSGQLDCRYAFPLERTSIETILGQAVFKVECGTETLLLFAKNQDEGEQWTSLMNKIINEVKTSRQTLRKPTCKKRLPKRIEDLEEGCSPCAKVSKGKFRKRKQSSPSSSTTSLNTKIFVPNTRYFSRLSPSPPKDSMYPLRKQQALEAHKALNSSTSCFTPKRMKNASINRPEMEETKTQPRSLHFGPNAESNEESAANQLAVPKAKSVALTKHCVDVVRNISYFFSSVFKK, encoded by the exons ATGACAAGTAATGCAGACTTAAGCATGAACCACACTCCACCAGCGAAACAAAGGCCATTGAGTGTGGAACTACAGCAAGTAAttgaggagaaaaatttacttaacACAGAAAATAGATGCAAAG TGATCAGTGCTTTAAGCGAGATAAATGGGCACCAGATCTTGCACACATCTTTGAGGTCAAGGGCCACACAAGAAATTCTGTCTTCAGAGCTAAGCTATGTTAAACAAATAGAAACCATCATGAAG TATTTTATGGGACCAATTAAAGTAAGAAGAATGATGTCAACTGAGAATTTCACCACTATTTTTGGACAAATTGAGACTGTTTACAATGTTGCTGGTGCTCTGGTGCAAGAGCTGCAGAGTTGTAAGGACGAGAACTTGGCACCGGCTTTTGTGCGATTAGCTCCATTCCTAAAAATGTACTCTGTGTATACCTGCGGATATCAAAAAGCTACAGCAACCCtacaa AGCCTGAGGTCTGGAAAGCATGGTCTCGCTTTGCACACATTCCTCCAAAGCCAAGAATCAAGGCCTGAGGTGAGCTCCACTCTTCAGTCTCTGCTGATCGCCCCTGTGCAGAGACTGCCTAGATATAGACTGCTCCTTAAAGAGGTCACCGCCCACACCCCCGAGGATGATCCTCAGCTTAAAACTCTGCAag AGGCACTGAAGAGTGTAGAGGCCAGTGCCGCTCGCGTAGACGCCCTTATCAGCGAACAAGAACAGTTTGAGCGTCTTGTTGACCTGCAAGAAAGTCTTCTCGACAACTGGCCTCAGGTTATTAAACCTGGCAGAACCTTTCTTAAAGAGGGTTATTTCATGAAG GTCACCAAATGTGGCACGAAAGCTCTACAAGTCCACTTGATACTCTTATCAGACATGTTTCTGTGCTGCCGAGTCCGTTCAGGACAGCTTGATTGTCGATACGCTTTTCCGTTGGAAAGGACCAGTATCGAAACTATTCTCGGGCAAGCTGTGTTTAAAGTTGAATGTGGCACAGAAACTCTCCTACTCTTTGCTAAGAACCAAGACGAAGGAGAACAATGGACATCCCtaatgaacaaaattatcaatgaG GTGAAAACATCAAGACAAACGCTAAGAAAACCAACGTGTAAGAAGCGACTCCCAAAACGCATAGAGGATCTAGAGGAGGGCTGTTCGCCCTGTGCTAAAGTGTCTAAGGGAAAATTTCGGAAGAGAAAACAGTCATCACCTAGCAGTTCAACAACTTCATTGAATACCAAGATTTTCGTTCCAAACACACGCTACTTTTCCCGCCTATCACCTAGTCCTCCTAAAGACAGTATGTACCCTCTGAGGAAGCAGCAGGCGCTGGAGGCGCACAAAGCCCTCAATTCCTCCACTTCTTGTTTCACTCCAaagagaatgaaaaatgcaagcaTCAACCGGCCAGAG ATGGAGGAGACCAAAACACAACCTAGAAGTCTGCATTTTGGACCAAATGCCGAATCTAATGAAGAGAGTGCGGCCAACCAGTTGGCTGTTCCGAAGGCAAAAAGCGTTGCGTTGACAAAGCATTGCGTTGATGTCGTGCGAAACATATCCTACTTTTTCTCATCAgtgttcaaaaaatag